Sequence from the Nasonia vitripennis strain AsymCx chromosome 5, Nvit_psr_1.1, whole genome shotgun sequence genome:
AATGTACGTGCACTGCTGATAAATACTCTAATTTCCCGGAAAACATTGCATACGACAGGTTTACAATCACAAAAGAGAACACTGCCCAGTCCAATTGTCGCGATCGCGACTGCACAAACGGACAAAACAATCACGCTGAAAGCTTACTCAGGATTTTTCAATCGTCAGAAAGCGTTCGTCCGCTGCACTGTTAGTTTTGCACACTAGCAGCAGAAAAAAAGCGACAACAGCACACCCGCCAATTAACGTCCGCGTCGGTATACAGCTCTTAGCCGAATTGGCAATTTCTCATGGCAATAACAACGATTACCGCTGAATCGCTTTAGCGCGGCGAATGCCAAACAATGAATAACGCCCGGCGAACGCGTATACGAATTTCTGCGACGCTGCGCGCGAagcacacacgtacacgtatACAGACGCAGTCGAAAAGAATGAGAAAGACAGGCGGTAAAAATAGCGAACGCACGGCAATTGGACACCGGCCAAGCAAAAATTGCGCGTCCGCGCCAGATAGACGTATAACCTTCGACGGAAAGTTCCTTTGTGCGCGCATGTTTTcgcttcttctctttctcccaTTATCTCCTGCATCTTTGATTGATAGTAATCCGAGGCACACGGGAGAAGACGCAGCAGAAtaaaaagagaaggagaaagtCTCACGTGTCTGAGGGTCTGAACACGTGCGCGGCCGAGGCTAATAACTGGACCCACGGCTTTTCAAGAGCATCTCGAGTCCaaggtgcgagagagaaagacggaaCGTAACCTGTTGCACGAGGCGATAATTTTACTCGTGTAGAAATGCTCGCCGCTGAGCGAGACAATGGGGAGCCGACGAGTGGGAAAGGCTCGATCACCTTTggcttgaaatttttttatgcgAGAAATTTCCACTTGTCGCGTTCGACGCAAATTACTTCCGTATACACTTGGATCGATTTGGTTGCGCGACTTTTATAGACATACCTATTTACTGAACACGTCTAACAAGTGTGGCACACGCATAATTGCTGAATTGTGCATAGAAGGTATTAGATACGGATCGTGACTACTCGTTGGTAAGAATGAGTTTTAAAAGAACACTGAGATGCACATAATAATTGCTGACGATTTTACGAAGTATTTCTGACAAAGAAAAGGCGAACCATAATACGGTTTCAATTCGATTGTTAATGTAGCATGGGAGGGCTTTGATTAATCAGCGTATATAGATTTTCAAATGAAATACCATTGTACTGCAATATCGATCAGActttattaatttgtttacgTGACGAACAAGAACGCGACGacaattaaaaacaattgTCGAATGGATATCAAAATTGGGTTTTATTTGCGAGTATTAGAAATTATATGGAGCATTCAACCAATTATATCTTCTACTGCAGTACTGTAAAAGAAGCAGTCGAGCAATGCAATTTTCCACTGATAAAAGTCCGACAGTTACTATATTGTGTAACACAGTGTATTCAAACAAACTTATAATTCATTTCCTCTTTCCAATCTTCATTATATAACAGACGAATTGTTTATTCTATGCATACATCCCCAATGGAAATAAAGAATTAAAGACAATTAACTAATAAGAAAGTTATCGAGCAATCGTTTATCATCGATTACAAACGAACGAAGAATGATTTTCAAATCTTACTCGTATAAATGTGCACGATGCAAATGTTGAGATAAACGGTCGTCGACCAATCACGCCGGTTCGGCGCAGGGCCGATGAGCAAAGTCCAGTGCTCGCGCCAGACATTACGTCGCTTAATGCCACTGTGTATATGCTGATTGTTTATCGAATGAGTAATTTCCGTTGTCGCGCCCGTCTGTCTAACACGATTACGTCAATCTTACGAATACTATACAAAGTTCAAGATACCTTTGTCATTCTCTATGTttgtttatatattattatctaattcttaaaattcttaaaaagtTCTAGTGCGTTGTGATGAGTTTTAGCATAATCGTGGGATGGTATAACCCCGGTTCTGACGTAATAACAGTATGCTTTCTACTGCCGCATTTTAGCAATATTTGCGTTAAGAATTTTACGTGTACTGTAATTTAGGCTCAGACGGTAATAGAAGCACTAGTACTGCAATCCAATGCAAAGGTTTTTACATTGTTTTTCAGAGCaagcaaaatataaaaatttattaaaatcaagCCAGAAAGCAACCACGTCCGTTTGCGCAGAGGTACAAGCTGTTTCGACGCATCGTCGACTTATCGATTGCTTGCCTCCGCTTGCATGAAAATAAATGTTGCTCGAAGATTTTAAGTGAAGCCAAGTTCTGTGAATTCCATTTGACGTAGGCCAACTTAAATATTACGTTGACCttttaaacgaaaataaaaatttacggAAACTATCCAACAAAACAAGTGACATCAACTGGCATAATTAATACCGTTTTATATTCTAAATAGAAATTGTtaacatctttaaaaaaaaccaTACCGTTTTACGAGTGACGAttctaataatattttgtacaGAAGACAGACGAACGACGCGAACCCGCCATCGATCGTTGGAAATCAGCTGTTGGGTTCTTTGTTTCCAATAACACACGGAGAAAATGGAGCGCGGAGTGTTCGGTTTCACTGGCCAAACTTTCTCGAGTCATTCGAGCAACGCATTATGTTcacgttatttttttctacacAACCAAGCAGCAAAGCCCTCAACCgaaagaaaagtaaaaattcaaagtgtaCTTACCAAGTGTTCAGGAGGTGAGTAACAACAGCACTGAATATAGTCGCGGGACCTGGCAAAGCTTATACCGGCTGGCAACCAATGGGAAAGTGCTGCGAGAACCGCCTTCCACCAGCAGAACTGCGGACTGTAGTAGCGCGAAGCTCCACTCGCGGCGCTTGCGAACGAATCGATACAGAAGTCCAAGACCATGAAAAAGCCCCGATGAGCAAACCTTTCCTCTCTCGTCGATGCACGCGAGCTTTTATCTTCCGTTAAGAAATCTGTCTTATGCGCAATAAAGGAATTCGAAAGGCGAGGTTAAAAAGAAGGCCAAGGATTCAACAGAAGTCGTTGATTCTTGCATTAGACTGATTAGCGATCGTTAGCGATGCATTATTGAGTTTTTTCTTTAACCTTTATGTAAATTTATCTAACAAATTGCAATGCATTAAACCATTTGCATGGATATTTGCAGCAGTTGTATAAATAAGACAGTCAACggataatatatttttttgtttattaaatagacctaataaatatatatctacacatataaagaaaatgaacataaaaaatattgcaataatctattgcattatttatttattgtttattaatataatatgcaAGCGTAGATAAATTTAGCAATGAAAAGAAACCTTATACTGTAGGCAtgcaaaatagttttttaattttttaaggttttttaaacaaacttgatCATTGATTTTAGAACTATTAGAAGCAAATTTTACTCGTTCACTGCTAATTTTCAGTtattaaatcaattaattGTATTGTGTACAAATATTATATGAAACTTGTAGCTGCTCAGGAAAAACTGTTCCTGCTTATGACTGTTTCAATATCAATAACTTGGATgaatcatttttatattttagtattgaaaaaaattcctGCCTCGAACaataaaatacgaaaaaaattgttatgtcCATCTCTAACTTATCTCACATATTGATGCATAATGGCGAATGGCGATATCGTTGATATTGTAGTAAACAGACTTTTTGTTGATCGATGAATTTTGTTCCAAAGTTCATGCGATGGGAAATAAGAGTGTCTGAAAGTACTATAAAAAATAGTGTAATGCAGATAAGAACAAGCGACGAGCCTTGAAACTAGGACATTTATACGTTGTCGGCCTCCATCAGTTCTGAAAGTACTTCAAgtattttatcaattataaaattgattttgtaTGGATTCCTTCTTATATTGGAATAGTGttatttttacagaaactGTTACGCGCAATATTCGCAAGTCGTCTCACCTCTTCGGTGGCGGCTTGGCTGCTTAGACCTGCGCAGACCCAATCAGCGCCGGGCCTCTCTTTGAtgtctgcgctctctctccaTACAGGTGAGAGTGCACTCGCTCTCGAGACATTCGAGTCGGGGCTCCAGTCCCGTACGGATCTTCGGTGAGACCTCTCTCCCTGCTGCCTCCCCGGTTGAAAGAAATCTTCCAGAAGACCTCTGTCGTATAAATGTTACATTTTATGTTATATTTAAAGTTAGTTTTTGGGTCTTTGTACAGTCCGGCACAGGCTCTAAGGCACTTTCTCTTGAAAGGTCTTATTTTCTCCATTTGTGAGGCACTGATATTGAACCAAATTTGGCAACCATATGTAATTATGGGCCTGATTAGAAGCatgtaacaaataattttgactCTGTTGTTCAGatattttgagtaaaaaagtCTGTTATGAGTTTGGAAGGCTTTTCTGGCCTTTTCTAGTTGGTTGTCTATATGTTTGTCGAAATACAGGAGGTGGTCAAAATAGATActtaaatattaaacaatatttttgtgaGGAATTGCGACATCTCCGgattttaaagtaaaatttttgtatgattttttaaatgaaatagATTTCTTAGCTGttgtttttctaaataatattGTCTCGCATTTGTTCGGGTTAATTTTTAGTTTCCAGGTATGATAGAGCACGACGTTCTAACCAACTGAGCTAATGGGCCTGTTGATAGTATTATTTGACAGCTTATAAACTCACGGATTCCATAACAAATGCaattttatctaaaaaaatttcaaaaacaaaaaagtggcCCATGAGGGGATCGAACCCGCGACCTTCGCGTTATTAGCACGACGCTCTAACCAACTGAGCTAATGGGCCTGTTGGTAGCGTTATTTTTACAGCTTACAAACTCATAGATCGtacaaaaaatgcaatatattatctagaatatttgaaaaacaaaaaagtggcCCATGAGGGGATCGAACCCGCGACCTTCGCGTTATTAGCACGACGCTCTAACCAACTGAGCTAATGGGCCTGTTATAAACTTTATTTACATagtatttttaagaaaattttagcTTAAAAGTCaaggaaataaaatattttagaaaaaaaaattaattctgaTACAAAATATGtggaattttaaaaataagtttacTTTACCAAAGTATAGTAGTTCTTCTTCCATCCTGATTATTTAAATTGGCTCAACACGGATCAAATGGATGTATTGGCAACTACTTAAATTGTCAATTAAGGCCAGTTATCCGAGTCTAGTCCAAAGTTCATAGTTAAGTTGAATGTTCATCACGAACTGACTGCTGAGTCATGCTTATGAAATTTCATCTTTTATTTGGATGAAAAGTCACGCATATTTATAAGTTTCCGAAGACTTATATCTGCTAGAAGAATTTAATGATTTCGCTATTCGACAAAAATTCTAATATTACTAAACtcactataaaaaaacaatttttcatcAGTTATCTATAGATGTTACAATAAGATAAGTACCTCGCATGATAACACGTGAAGCGACATCTATCGCTAGCACTGCCATCCATTGGTAACAGATGCACATGCTGCTTAATTCATAACACATGCGACAGATGGCGTCAAATGTTTCATTCAAGAAGTTAAAACACTTccaataatcaaaatattaaaaatagattACTTTTCAGAGTTATAAACAGTTAACATCGTATTTATTACTAATTATAATGTGTAAATTCACTGTTGCTAGATTGTACACAACTTTTTTAAGtagaatttatttatatttttcatggTGTGCCTGAATGTATACTGCAGTTTACTgtttaatacttttttaaaatattttggacAATTTCAGATGTATTCATGCTTTTATTATAGTAAAGGTTAGTAAGATTGTTAGTTCTccttaaataaaatacaatttaaaaaattactttatttTGTCGCAATATTAAGAGGATTAACATATTGGAAAATGcaatatgataaaaaatgcatttaaaagatcgtcagattttatttacaaaacttTCTCTGCAAATGAATAGGTAGAAGTCCAGTAGCAGAGCAATACATCAATACCTTTATCAACACGAGATCAAAGTTTATACAcaaagaaaaacagaaaatataatgaaaacaAATACGGTCAGTATACTTTTAGATTTTTCTCATGAAAACGTGAACATAAAAGTGTTATCGAATCCATTCTTCTGTTAACATGACAACCAAACGTACACGCATACAGATACAAGCCGCTTGATTTCGGAAAAACAAGAGAGCCATCGAAATCTAAAGCGacattttgtttgtttatcaCTGTCGCTTGTCTTTTTCATTCAATTCCGTGTTTTCACGATATCTCATCAATGTAGTGAGTGCCCGGCAGAATAGGCAGACCAGACTCAGCAGTACAGCTCCAAGCCCAAGAATAAAAGCAGCTGTCGAGTAATATTCGAAGGCCGATATGTCTTTGCCATTGTAGTGAAAATGTCGAGCACTAGGGAATTTCAGGACATGCTCTATGTGCCAGATCGCCCTCTGAATGGGCTTTACCTGTTCATCCTTTAGGACAGCAGCCATTTGTTTGATGTTACGCGAATACCTGCAATCATAGACACATACTTTCAGTCAAGTCATTAACTTTATATAACACAGAGCTTACAAACGGTTCATtggttttattataattattatttagaagatagaaaacatttaaaaaatcatacttacGTAGGGTCGTACAATATTTCGTTGACAGCTTTGACAATAGATTCATTAGTCATGGTGTCGACGTACAGTACCTGACCGATTTTTGAATCAACAACTTTTCGGCCATTGAAATGTTGATCTCCAAAAAAAGGTAACACCAACAATGGAACACCGTAGTACACTGCCTCTTGCATTGATTGCAGTCCACCTTgcattacatatatttttaagtTTGGGTGCGCTGTAAACATAAATTTATGATgatagattaaaaaaattacatcttTGGACATTAGGAAAGAATACGAAATAACTAGTCGATGGACATGCAAATAAAAAGAATGTCTGCATGCAGGAGAGACTGGCAGCTTGTCTAGCACGTAGTAAAGtataaagagagaaaaagtaaagcTCTTAGAAGAACTTGAGGGCGATTTCCTGCTGCCGTACTTTTGGCATCTGCTAAGAGCCTCCCATACGTGCTCACGTGCTGTCTTTGAAGCAGCTCCGTTTGATGGAAACTCTGCCTTTTAGTGAGGCAGTAAACGTATTGTAATTATATCCTTACGGCAGCTGTTTGTGAATGCGATACGGTATCATATTATCACCTAAACTTTTGTGTTACGTTAGATACAGAGGATTCACGGTAACATTGAATTACCGACGCTCGAAGCAAGATAGAGCAAAGCTGGTGAAACTAATTATCTTTACTTGAACTGAAAATCTTTTGTTCATAATGCAAGTAAGCTATGTAACGACAAGCTATACATTGGTAACTAAAACGATTTCATGATATAACTATATCGGTATAATTAATACACCGAAAAGCACATGATCGAAGGAACTTGGTCTTCTGCATCGCGTGCTCTGGTAATAGATTTACTAGGAGGGTTATTGTGTCTTCAAAAAGGATTGGCCCTGCAGGCCGTGCACCGACTTACCCAGAATCGCCTGCTGCGGAGCCCATTTCACAAACTTGATGTTGGCTGCTTGAACGGGCAAGGGGCCGCTGTGCTTCCAGAGAACTCTTTGCTTTAGGGAACCGAAAGCATCGGACAACGCCTTCAAAGCCTTAGCCGGCAGCTGCTGGCTTTGCAAATTCGAACCCAAAGAGAAGTAAATGGCGCCTTCACTCGACTCGTCCAAAAAGTTTTGAATGTCCTGCCAAAAGATCAATCGGTTTTTCAAATTCGCAATTCCTTCAATAAGTtgcgatgaaaaaaattgctgCTGCGTAACAGCAGAGTATCGATTACCTCGGGAAGTGTTCCAGGATCGCCGGTAATTTGCAGACTGTGAACTTCTATTACATTTGGCAGCAGCGGTTTCGGATAACCCAAGACGTGGTTATTTCCTAAAATAACAAGACTGAAGTTTCGATCGATGGACGAAACGGAAACTCCCGGTGAAAATCTTTCAGCTATTTTCTGAGCCTCCGGCAGATGACGATAATTGTAGTAGATCCGTGTATACGTGGTGTACAGGTAGTTCCAAACTCTTTCTCCGAAATTCATTCTGCCAGTGAAAGCATAAGCCATATCCGGATTAAGAAAAGGATCATCCGGATTTCCTAGAGTTGGTGCACATAAAATACCCATATTTTTACTTATACTTTACCTAACTTACGaataagattttaatttttaacgcagcaaataaaactttaaaaaatgtatttttaatgaGAATTTCACTTGTCTAATCCATCAAGAATCGTGAcgaattttaacttttttcaagCTTTATGTTTGTACGGAATATTTTGTGCTGGTTCTatgcaaatttattttgcCCGAAAAAGCGTTCGTACCAATATCTTTACATAACAGAAAAAGGCTAAAATTGTTCAAACGATACCTAATAATCAGATGATTGCGATCTTTCAtcatctttattattttacaataattttcgaGCGTGTTAATTCAATTTCGAACAAGAGATTCCAATACAATACAAAGGCTTTCAGTATGAATGGCAGTGCATGAAATACATTTACCAACAGAGTCCATAGCATAAGGAAGATTTCCCACGCTTAAAAATCCAATCAACACCGGATAATTGTAGAACTTCACCAAACTGTAGTAGCATTGAAACCACAGTTGTTCAATAACAATGGCATCGAATTTCTCGTTTCGCTCACTGCAACGAGAAAATAGAACCGATACACACTGATCACGTAATTCAATCGCTAATGATTACGCAATGAAGCATTCCATCATAACGGACTTACACGAGCTCCGCGACGGCGGGGCTGAAAAGTTGCTTCTCGCACAATTCGTTCGACGAATCCATGTTCTTCCGGAGTATCTCGTAGGCGCTCATGAATCTGAAACACACTCGCGAACGTGCCGAATCAAAATGTCACAATCATTTAAATAAGTCAGCCTACCTGAGCTTCGTGCAGTCCTCAGTCTTGTAAGTGAAGGACAGATCGACGTCGGTGTAATTTTCCATGGGTTTCTGCAAAgagcaagaagaagaaaaaatcgaaaacaggACTCGCCACGCGAGAATGCGACTGTCAGGGGGGAAGACGCGCGCGGACGACAGACGGGCGGCGTGCGCGCAACCTATTACGAAAGAGAAATGTTAGTACGAGTAAATTGAAGCCGAACTAAGTTTGCGTAACTCTTGGCTAAAGTTTAACGAGGGGTAGCTATACGCGCTCTCGCGCAGCTCTCCGGATATAGCTGCTCCCTCGCGgcggaagaagagagagagagaaagagcgaagcGCAAAAAAGTGTAGGTATCAACACGAGCATACGAGTCCTCATgcgagcttttcttttttcggcgCATTCGTCGTTGAATGGGGCGCGTAAAAACTCGCGCCCGTAAGCAAGCGCATGAATTATCCGCGCCGCTTGTTTCCGGAAGTCCGCCGGCGGAGGAAGAAACTTCGGAGTGATTATATCCGGAGCAGAAGAATCCAGTGATATACTTTTCTTTCCGCTCGTCGTCGTGTCCTTTGAGTGGAACTCGACGACGAGTCGAATGGCAATGCCGCGAGCTCGTCGGCAGGGGAATCTCTCTTCACAGACACGCACATCCGCCGAGCGGAAGTTCGACTGTCGCGGAAGCGGAATAACGAATCGCTCGCGCGATTTAAGGATTTTCTTAATTGGTCCAACGACGTGGAGCCGGATTGTTGGAAAAAGTTGCCGGAGAGTTCACGACGACAAGAGAGAGCGCGGCGAATAGTTTGCGTGCTCTTGATGCATTCCTCAGTATATAATATGAATTAGCCGTCCTAGTTACGTACCTGCAGACGCGATGAACTCTTGCGCATTCAATTAGTTATCATATTCCAGTCGCAAAGAgggcagagagagagggaaggagAGAAACAATACAGCGGCGAAATAAATCTCGTTTTAATAACatcaaagctcgcgcgcataaATCTTCGAATTAGTGTGCGAGCAAGCGGGCGATTGGCAAAAAGACGAGCGCGTGTATATTAaagcaaagagagagagccgagccgAGAGGGAGAAACGTTACAAGCGCGAGCAATTCCAAAAGGACAGCTAAGAGAGCACGGCAGCTGGCTCTGCGGGGGGAAGGACGAGGGGGGAAATATTGAGAGCACTCGTAGGATAACTTGACTGTACTAATGAACGCGAGCTACGTCGAGTAAAACGCTCTGTGTGTATACCTTGAGCGGAACCGGCGAAATAACAGTCACTTTATGCCCTCTTTGTGCGAGGGCCTTCATCAAAGCCTGGAAGGGTTGTTGATGGCTGTAGCTCGTGCTGGGGCAGATTCCCAGAATGTTGAAGGCCCCCGCGCGAAGATCCGCCgccaggagcagcagcagcagcaatacGACGGGCGACGACGAGTGTCCGAGC
This genomic interval carries:
- the LOC100122859 gene encoding UDP-glucuronosyltransferase 2B23-like, translating into MAGMLGHSSSPVVLLLLLLLAADLRAGAFNILGICPSTSYSHQQPFQALMKALAQRGHKVTVISPVPLKKPMENYTDVDLSFTYKTEDCTKLRFMSAYEILRKNMDSSNELCEKQLFSPAVAELVERNEKFDAIVIEQLWFQCYYSLVKFYNYPVLIGFLSVGNLPYAMDSVGNPDDPFLNPDMAYAFTGRMNFGERVWNYLYTTYTRIYYNYRHLPEAQKIAERFSPGVSVSSIDRNFSLVILGNNHVLGYPKPLLPNVIEVHSLQITGDPGTLPEDIQNFLDESSEGAIYFSLGSNLQSQQLPAKALKALSDAFGSLKQRVLWKHSGPLPVQAANIKFVKWAPQQAILAHPNLKIYVMQGGLQSMQEAVYYGVPLLVLPFFGDQHFNGRKVVDSKIGQVLYVDTMTNESIVKAVNEILYDPTYSRNIKQMAAVLKDEQVKPIQRAIWHIEHVLKFPSARHFHYNGKDISAFEYYSTAAFILGLGAVLLSLVCLFCRALTTLMRYRENTELNEKDKRQ